The uncultured Desulfatiglans sp. DNA window ACGTCCAGGCCGGCCGGAACGAGGATCTTCAAGATTTCGATGCTCTCGGGTACATCCAGCCCTCCCTGGACGAACTCCTGCGCACTGATTTTGAACGACAGAGGGAAATCCGGCCCGATGCGCCGGCGGAGTTCGAGAATGATCTCCTTGGCAAACCGCGCACGGCGTGCGATGTCTCCGCCGTAGGCGTCTTCCCTGATGTTGGAGAAGGGGGAGAGGAACTGGTTGATGAGATAGCCGTGAGCCCCATGGAGTTCGATCAGCTCGAAGCCGGCCTGGACCGCACGCTCGGCGGCGCGGCCGAATCGCTCCACCAGATCCTGAATGGCCTCGATGGTCAGGGGTTCGACATCGCCCCGGATGGTGGGGCAGGGCAGGGGGGAAGGCGCGAGGGGCTTTCGGCCGATGACCCTGGCAGAGGTCTGTCGTCCGCCATGATGGATCTGGATAGCCGGCACGGCCCCTTCCTCTTTGATAGCCCGGGCAATCTTCGAAAGGCCCTCGATCAGCCCATCGTGGTCGATGCGGGCCTGGTGGGCCGAAACGACTCCTTCCGGCGCGACCGAGCAGGCCTCCATGATCACCATTGCAACACCCCCGGATGCCCTGCGGCGATAGTGCTCGATGGCCCGTTCCGGGATGTGCCCGCCTTCCTCGATCAAGAAGGAGGCCAGGCTCGGCATGACGATCCGGTTCCTGAGCTCGAGCTCACGGATGCGGAATGGGGAAAAAAGCGTTTGCATGCGTCTTTTCTCCTTGAGGTCTGCAGGGTTGGTAGAAACGCATCATAAAAAGCGCAGCAATTTTTTGTCAAGCTCAAGCGTACGCGCCGGCCTCACATACCGAGATAAGCCTCCCGCACATGGTCATTTTTCAGGAGCGCCTCGCCCGTCCCCTCCAGGACCACCCGCCCATTTTCGAGTGCATAGGCCCTGTGGCACATCCTGAGTGTTTGCGTGACGTTCTGCTCCACCAGCAGGACGGTGACACCCTCCCCGTTGATCCGGCCGATCATCGAGAGGATTTCCTGGACCAGAAGGGGGGCAAGCCCCAGCGACGGTTCGTCGAACATCATCAGCCGGGGGAGCCCCATGAGCCCCCGGCCGATGGCGAGCATCTGCTGCTCCCCGCCCGAAAGGGTTCCGGCCATCTGCCTGCGCCGTTCCAACAGGCGCGGAAAAAGCTGGTAGACATGTTCGACGGTTTCATGCCGCTGTGCCTTGGCCCTCCTGCAGAGCGAGCCCATGAAGAGGTTTTCCTCCACACTCATCTCGGGGAAGAGACGGCGGCCCTCCGGCACGTGGACGATGCCGTGCTCGATGATCTGATGGGGAGGCAGCCGATCGAGCCGCAATTCCCCGAAACGGATCCCGCCTTTCCTGGGTTTCAGGAGGCTCGAAATCGTCCGGATAACCGTGGATTTACCTGCCCCGTTGGCGCCGATGAGAACCAGGATCTCCTTTTCGTTCACGTGGAAAGAGACGTCCCACAGAACCTGCAGATCACCGTAGAAAACATCAATGTCCTGCACTGTGAGCATAGTCCTCCCCCAGATAGGCCTCGATGACGGCAGGGTGATGCGCCACCTCGTGCGGTGTCCCTTCGGCGATGGTCTGTCCGAAATTGATGGCGTGAATGCGGTCCGAAATGGTCATGATCAGTTTCATGATGTGTTCGACGACAATGAGCGTAACCCCCCTGTCCCTGATCTTGCGGATGAGGTCGATCGCCCCTTCGAGCTCGGAGGGGTTCAGCCCGGCGGCGGCCTCGTCGAGCAGCAGGAGGCGGGGCTGCGTGGCAAGCGCCCGGGTAATCTCCAAACGCTTCCGCTCGCCGATCGGCAGTCCTTTCGCCAGGTCGTCCTTTCGGTGGATCAGGTTGCAAAAAGAGAGGGTCTCGAGCGCGATTTCCCGCGCCTCGTGTTTCGTCCGCGCATGAGAGAAGGCCGCGGCGATCACGTTGTCCAGAACGGTCATCCGCTTGAGAGGCTTGACGACCTGGAAGGTGCGCCCGATGCCGAGGCGGCAGATCCTATGGGTCTTCAGGCCGGTGATGTCCCTACCTTGGAAGAGGACTCTTCCATTGGTCGGGGTATGGTAATGGCTGATCAGATTGAAGAGCGTCGTCTTGCCGGACCCGTTTGGACCAATCAAACCGAAGATCTCCCCCTCGGCGACCTCGAAGCTGATGTCGTTCACCGCCGCCAGGCCCCCGAAGAGCTTGACCAGATTTTTGACCTCGAAGAAATTCATCCGGGCATCTTCCTTTGACGCGTCCATACGAAAAGCCCTGTGATCCGGCTCCAATCCCCTACGATCCCGTTCGGGAGGATCAGGATCACGATCACGACCAGGACCCCGAAACCGAGCACGTGCGCCTCCATAATGAATTTTGCCGCGGTTTCGACGGCGGGGGAGCCGGTGAGGGCAGCGAGGCCTTTAAAAAGGCCGAAGAATCCGGTCCTGAAGAACTCATGCACAGCGACCATGACGAAGGCCCCCACAACCGGGCCGTACAGGGTTCCAACCCCGCCGACGATTCCGACCAGGATCGCCATGATCGAAATGTCGTGCAATGAAAACACCACCTCCGGGTCGATGAACCCCATGTAGTTCATATACAGGGCTCCAGCCGTCCCGGTGAGAAACGCGGCGATGTTCAATGAGCACATCTTGTAGAAGTGCGTATCGATCCCCAGGCTCTCGGCGGCGTCCTGATCCTCGCGGATGGAGACGAAATAATAACCCCATTTCGAAGCCATGATAAACTGGACACTTAAGACCGAGACCACGGCCATCCCGAGCGCTATGTAATAGTAAGGAATCTTGGAAACGAAGCTCTGCATGATGAGCAAACCCACCATGCCGCCCGTCAGCGGCTCCCAGATCGTCGCGATGTGGCGCATGACCTCGTTCAACGCAAGCGAAGCCAGGGCGAAGTAGGCTCCTCGCAGGCGGAAACAGATCCAGCCGAACGGAAAGGCCACCGCCATCGCGGCGATGCCTCCGAAGCCCATCGCCCACCAGGCCGAAAGCCCCAGCTTGTGCACGAAGAGCCCCGCCGTGTACGCGCCCGTCCCGAAAAAGGCCGCATCACCGAAGGAAACCTGGCCCGTATATCCGGCGATCACGTTCCATCCTGTGCCGATGGCCACCCACATCAGCACGAGGATCATCAGGTGCTGGTAGTAACTGTCCTGGACGAGGAGCGGGAAGAAGATCAGAAGGACAAGCAATAGCGGTGGCACAAATCGTTTCATAGGATTGTCACTCCAGGTCCGGCCGTCATCAGATCTTGGTCAGGCGCTTGAAGCCGCTTGGCAGAAACAGCAACACCAGGATGAAGATCAGGAGGCCGATCATGTCATCGAACGCCATACCGATGTAGGTGGCGCCGAAGGCCTCCGCAAGCCCGAGAGTCAAACCACCGAAAATTGCCCCGACCGTCGAACCCAGTCCGCCTAGGATGGTGATGACGAAGGCCTTCCGGGTGAAAGGGCTGCCGATGTCGGGAAACAGGTAGTAAATGGGCATGAGGAGGGTTCCGGCCGCAGCCACAAGCGCCGAGCCGATGCCGAAGGTGAGGATGGTGATGCGTTTGGCGTCGACCCCCATCAGGAGGGCGGCGTCCTTGTCTTGAGCGGTGGCGCGGATGGCGCGCCCGAGATCGGTCTTGAGAAGGAACCAGAACATGAACCCTGTAAAGAGGAGGGCGATGAAAAAGGCGGCGGTAAGCGCCACGCTGAAAGAGATCCCCCCGACGAAGAAGCTCGAACTGCTGTAGGCGGTCTGGACCGATTTGTAGTCCGAGGAAAAGATGAATCGAGCGATCTCGGTCAGGACCATGCCGATCCCGACCGTCATCAGGACCTGGTTTTCCGGGAGGAGCGATTCGACCTCCATGAGCGGGTTCAAGGCGTATCTTTGGATCAGGGCGCCAAGAAGGAAGAGGGCCGGCATGGTAATGAGAAGGGCTGCGTAGGGGTCCAGGCCGAGATAGGTGAAACAGACGAAGGTGATATACATGGCCACCATCATGAGTTGGCCATGGGCGAGGTTGATGATCCCCATGACGCCCATGATGAGCGACATCCCCATCCCGATCAGACCGTAAAGCCCCCCTTTGAGTATGCCCGCCACCAGCGTTTGCAGGAAAACGTCCATCGAATATCCCCCGGATCGTGTCAGGTGCGGC harbors:
- the livF gene encoding leucine/isoleucine/valine transporter subunit; ATP-binding component of ABC superfamily (Evidence 2a : Function from experimental evidences in other organisms; PubMedId : 14702302, 2195019; Product type t : transporter), with amino-acid sequence MLTVQDIDVFYGDLQVLWDVSFHVNEKEILVLIGANGAGKSTVIRTISSLLKPRKGGIRFGELRLDRLPPHQIIEHGIVHVPEGRRLFPEMSVEENLFMGSLCRRAKAQRHETVEHVYQLFPRLLERRRQMAGTLSGGEQQMLAIGRGLMGLPRLMMFDEPSLGLAPLLVQEILSMIGRINGEGVTVLLVEQNVTQTLRMCHRAYALENGRVVLEGTGEALLKNDHVREAYLGM
- the livG gene encoding leucine/isoleucine/valine transporter subunit; ATP-binding component of ABC superfamily (Evidence 2a : Function from experimental evidences in other organisms; PubMedId : 14702302, 2195019; Product type t : transporter) codes for the protein MNFFEVKNLVKLFGGLAAVNDISFEVAEGEIFGLIGPNGSGKTTLFNLISHYHTPTNGRVLFQGRDITGLKTHRICRLGIGRTFQVVKPLKRMTVLDNVIAAAFSHARTKHEAREIALETLSFCNLIHRKDDLAKGLPIGERKRLEITRALATQPRLLLLDEAAAGLNPSELEGAIDLIRKIRDRGVTLIVVEHIMKLIMTISDRIHAINFGQTIAEGTPHEVAHHPAVIEAYLGEDYAHSAGH
- a CDS encoding Inner-membrane translocator, with product MKRFVPPLLLVLLIFFPLLVQDSYYQHLMILVLMWVAIGTGWNVIAGYTGQVSFGDAAFFGTGAYTAGLFVHKLGLSAWWAMGFGGIAAMAVAFPFGWICFRLRGAYFALASLALNEVMRHIATIWEPLTGGMVGLLIMQSFVSKIPYYYIALGMAVVSVLSVQFIMASKWGYYFVSIREDQDAAESLGIDTHFYKMCSLNIAAFLTGTAGALYMNYMGFIDPEVVFSLHDISIMAILVGIVGGVGTLYGPVVGAFVMVAVHEFFRTGFFGLFKGLAALTGSPAVETAAKFIMEAHVLGFGVLVVIVILILPNGIVGDWSRITGLFVWTRQRKMPG
- a CDS encoding Inner-membrane translocator, giving the protein MDVFLQTLVAGILKGGLYGLIGMGMSLIMGVMGIINLAHGQLMMVAMYITFVCFTYLGLDPYAALLITMPALFLLGALIQRYALNPLMEVESLLPENQVLMTVGIGMVLTEIARFIFSSDYKSVQTAYSSSSFFVGGISFSVALTAAFFIALLFTGFMFWFLLKTDLGRAIRATAQDKDAALLMGVDAKRITILTFGIGSALVAAAGTLLMPIYYLFPDIGSPFTRKAFVITILGGLGSTVGAIFGGLTLGLAEAFGATYIGMAFDDMIGLLIFILVLLFLPSGFKRLTKI